A genome region from Marasmius oreades isolate 03SP1 chromosome 5, whole genome shotgun sequence includes the following:
- a CDS encoding uncharacterized protein (MEROPS:MER0034745), translated as MPIAIDTQANITYQGIQHNGVEQFLNLPYGRDTGGQRRFSNPELYVFPPNTYAYDATLPGPACPQSMESSLNQSEDCLKLRVARPAGVKEGDKLPVMVFIYGGGLFSGHINNPAYDPENLILQSVQNGLPVIYAAMNYRLNIFGFALSESLRANKSLNLGLKDQRLALEWIQQNVGYFGGDPQRVTIFGQSSGALSVTLQILAYGGSKPIPFHGAIMESTALEPGSTSNITVDTYNAVVELASCNIDHNPQSASSLECLRALPMEQLLNITITQHDSTADQNDGDTYLPTVDGDFLPLASSELTQKGMFPKVPVMIGWTQDDATLFTKTNINTSSDTRDFIHLFFPDLTNATLSALLKLYPSSDFAPTANFSAEFYRSATMFRDMLFVCPSFLFGHAMAQKYRADNETPSVYYFDQNQTVYGNLIKGLGVVHTAELAYVFANFKDLVLNSTGDIHPTPGDFELRKRESRSWSSFANRDRPTLDGHQTLEGWEPAYGSEGGMFDAELYVIGGPHAGISSLDGNGAKFEVERQKLRERCEFLNRDEIISQLKY; from the exons ATGCCAATAGCCATAGACACCCAGGCCAACATCACTTATCAAGGCATTCAGCACAACGGTGTAGAACAGTTCTTGAATCTTCCATACGGCCGGGATACAGGAGGCCAAAGGCGTTTCTCCAACCCAGAACTTTATGTCTTCCCTCCGAATACATACGCTTACGATGCGACATTACCTGGTCCTGCCTGTCCGCAATCCATGGAGTCGAGCTTAAATCAGAGTGAGGACTGTTTGAAATTGAGGGTCGCTCGGCCTGCAGGCGTGAAAGAAGGGGATAAGTTACCCGTGATGGTGTTCATTTATGGTG GTGGCCTGTTTTCTGGGCATATCAACAATCCAGCGTATGATCCTGAAAATCTGATCCTCCAATCGGTTCAAAATGGTTTACCTGTCATCTACGCTGCTATGAACTATCGTTTGAACA TATTTGGCTTTGCCTTGTCGGAATCGCTTCGAGCCAACAAATCTTTGAACCTGGGTCTAAAAGACCAGAGATTGGCACTTGAATGGATACAACAGAACGTTGGTTATTTTGGGGGCGACCCTCAGCGTGTCACCATCTTTGGTCAAAGCTCTGGAG CGTTGAGTGTAACTCTTCAGATTCTCGCATATGGCGGCAGTAAGCCGATTCCATTTCACGGCGCAATCATGGAATCGACCGCACTCGAACCAGGCAGCACCAGTAATATTACGGTTGACACCTACAATGCCGTCGTGGAACTGGCCAGCTGCAACATTGATCACAATCCTCAATCAGCTAGTTCTCTCGAGTGCCTCCGTGCCCTTCCCATGGAGCAACTTCTGAACATTACCATCACTCAACATGATTCAACTGCTGATCAAAACGATGGAGACACGTACTTACCGACCGTAGATGGTGACTTTCTCCCGCTTGCCTCCTCCGAGCTCACCCAAAAGGGCATGTTCCCCAAGGTTCCTGTTATGATCGGATGGACCCAGGATGATGCCACCCTGTTCACTAAAACCAACATCAATACTTCCTCCGACACGAGGGATTTCATtcacctcttcttcccgGATCTTACAAACGCCACGCTGTCAGCTCTCCTCAAACTCTACCCCTCGTCCGATTTTGCTCCCACCGCCAACTTCTCTGCAGAATTCTATCGATCTGCAACGATGTTCCGTGACATGCTCTTTGTCTGTCCCTCCTTCCTTTTCGGCCATGCCATGGCTCAAAAGTATCGAGCTGACAACGAGACACCGTCCGTGTACTATTTTGATCAGAATCAGACTGTATACGGGAATTTGATCAAGGGACTAGGCGTTGTGCATACAGCAGAACTTGCTTATGTTTTCGCTAACTTCAAGGACTTGGTACTCAACTCTACCGGGGATATTCATCCTACTCCCGGAGACTTTGAGCTGCGAAAGCGAGAATCACGATCTTGGAGCAGTTTTGCGAATCGAGACCGGCCGACGTTAGATGGGCATCAGACTTTAGAGGGATGGGAACCGGCGTATGGAAGTGAGGGCGGAATGTTCGATGCCGAACTCTATGTTATTG
- a CDS encoding uncharacterized protein (MEROPS:MER0034745): MVSYFFMALAAIQLGLTVATCMPIAIDTQANITYQGIQHNGVEQFLNLPYGRDTGGQRRFSNPELYVFPPNTYAYDATLPGPACPQSMESSLNQSEDCLKLRVARPAGVKEGDKLPVMVFIYGGGLFSGHINNPAYDPENLILQSVQNGLPVIYAAMNYRLNIFGFALSESLRANKSLNLGLKDQRLALEWIQQNVGYFGGDPQRVTIFGQSSGALSVTLQILAYGGSKPIPFHGAIMESTALEPGSTSNITVDTYNAVVELASCNIDHNPQSASSLECLRALPMEQLLNITITQHDSTADQNDGDTYLPTVDGDFLPLASSELTQKGMFPKVPVMIGWTQDDATLFTKTNINTSSDTRDFIHLFFPDLTNATLSALLKLYPSSDFAPTANFSAEFYRSATMFRDMLFVCPSFLFGHAMAQKYRADNETPSVYYFDQNQTVYGNLIKGLGVVHTAELAYVFANFKDLVLNSTGDIHPTPGDFELRKRESRSWSSFANRDRPTLDGHQTLEGWEPAYGSEGGMFDAELYVIGGPHAGISSLDGNGAKFEVERQKLRERCEFLNRDEIISQLKY; this comes from the exons ATGGTGTCCTACTTTTTTATGGCTTTGGCTGCAATTCAGCTAGGTTTGACCGTCGCAACTTGCATGCCAATAGCCATAGACACCCAGGCCAACATCACTTATCAAGGCATTCAGCACAACGGTGTAGAACAGTTCTTGAATCTTCCATACGGCCGGGATACAGGAGGCCAAAGGCGTTTCTCCAACCCAGAACTTTATGTCTTCCCTCCGAATACATACGCTTACGATGCGACATTACCTGGTCCTGCCTGTCCGCAATCCATGGAGTCGAGCTTAAATCAGAGTGAGGACTGTTTGAAATTGAGGGTCGCTCGGCCTGCAGGCGTGAAAGAAGGGGATAAGTTACCCGTGATGGTGTTCATTTATGGTG GTGGCCTGTTTTCTGGGCATATCAACAATCCAGCGTATGATCCTGAAAATCTGATCCTCCAATCGGTTCAAAATGGTTTACCTGTCATCTACGCTGCTATGAACTATCGTTTGAACA TATTTGGCTTTGCCTTGTCGGAATCGCTTCGAGCCAACAAATCTTTGAACCTGGGTCTAAAAGACCAGAGATTGGCACTTGAATGGATACAACAGAACGTTGGTTATTTTGGGGGCGACCCTCAGCGTGTCACCATCTTTGGTCAAAGCTCTGGAG CGTTGAGTGTAACTCTTCAGATTCTCGCATATGGCGGCAGTAAGCCGATTCCATTTCACGGCGCAATCATGGAATCGACCGCACTCGAACCAGGCAGCACCAGTAATATTACGGTTGACACCTACAATGCCGTCGTGGAACTGGCCAGCTGCAACATTGATCACAATCCTCAATCAGCTAGTTCTCTCGAGTGCCTCCGTGCCCTTCCCATGGAGCAACTTCTGAACATTACCATCACTCAACATGATTCAACTGCTGATCAAAACGATGGAGACACGTACTTACCGACCGTAGATGGTGACTTTCTCCCGCTTGCCTCCTCCGAGCTCACCCAAAAGGGCATGTTCCCCAAGGTTCCTGTTATGATCGGATGGACCCAGGATGATGCCACCCTGTTCACTAAAACCAACATCAATACTTCCTCCGACACGAGGGATTTCATtcacctcttcttcccgGATCTTACAAACGCCACGCTGTCAGCTCTCCTCAAACTCTACCCCTCGTCCGATTTTGCTCCCACCGCCAACTTCTCTGCAGAATTCTATCGATCTGCAACGATGTTCCGTGACATGCTCTTTGTCTGTCCCTCCTTCCTTTTCGGCCATGCCATGGCTCAAAAGTATCGAGCTGACAACGAGACACCGTCCGTGTACTATTTTGATCAGAATCAGACTGTATACGGGAATTTGATCAAGGGACTAGGCGTTGTGCATACAGCAGAACTTGCTTATGTTTTCGCTAACTTCAAGGACTTGGTACTCAACTCTACCGGGGATATTCATCCTACTCCCGGAGACTTTGAGCTGCGAAAGCGAGAATCACGATCTTGGAGCAGTTTTGCGAATCGAGACCGGCCGACGTTAGATGGGCATCAGACTTTAGAGGGATGGGAACCGGCGTATGGAAGTGAGGGCGGAATGTTCGATGCCGAACTCTATGTTATTG